Proteins encoded in a region of the Bacillus methanolicus genome:
- the sdaAA gene encoding L-serine ammonia-lyase, iron-sulfur-dependent, subunit alpha, with translation MFRNVAELVELAVRQNKKISEIMIEQEMEVTGRSREEIIAQMEKNLAVMEQAVEKGLKGVTSHSGLTGGDAVLLQKYIEKGEFLSGETILDAVSKAVATNEVNAAMGTICATPTAGSAGVVPGTLFAVKKKLNPTREQMIAFLFTAGAFGYVVANNASISGAAGGCQAEVGSAAGMAAAAIVEMAGGTPEQCAEAMAITLKNMLGLVCDPVAGLVEVPCVKRNAMGAANAMVAADMALAGIKSRIPCDEVIDAMFKIGQSMPTAHKETAQGGLAATPTGQKLAAKIFGIPLTNRE, from the coding sequence ATGTTCCGGAATGTAGCTGAATTGGTAGAACTTGCCGTTCGTCAAAATAAAAAAATTTCCGAAATTATGATTGAACAGGAAATGGAAGTCACCGGCCGATCAAGAGAAGAGATCATCGCCCAAATGGAAAAAAACCTTGCCGTCATGGAACAGGCGGTTGAAAAAGGGCTAAAAGGAGTTACATCGCACTCAGGCTTGACCGGAGGAGATGCTGTTTTATTGCAAAAATATATTGAAAAAGGGGAGTTTTTGTCAGGGGAAACCATTTTAGATGCGGTCAGTAAAGCAGTCGCAACAAACGAAGTGAATGCCGCAATGGGGACAATTTGCGCAACCCCGACGGCTGGTTCAGCCGGTGTAGTTCCGGGGACATTATTTGCTGTAAAGAAAAAGTTAAATCCAACAAGAGAACAAATGATTGCATTTCTTTTCACGGCAGGAGCATTTGGGTACGTTGTTGCGAACAATGCCTCCATTTCAGGTGCTGCAGGCGGTTGCCAGGCTGAAGTCGGCTCCGCTGCAGGGATGGCGGCTGCAGCGATCGTCGAAATGGCCGGCGGAACTCCTGAACAATGTGCAGAAGCAATGGCCATAACGTTGAAAAATATGCTAGGATTAGTATGTGACCCGGTGGCCGGATTAGTCGAAGTTCCATGTGTAAAAAGAAATGCTATGGGAGCAGCCAATGCAATGGTTGCTGCTGATATGGCTTTAGCAGGCATTAAAAGCCGAATTCCGTGTGATGAGGTCATTGATGCAATGTTTAAAATTGGCCAATCGATGCCAACGGCACATAAAGAAACAGCACAGGGAGGTTTGGCGGCAACTCCGACAGGTCAGAAGCTTGCGGCGAAGATCTTCGGAATACCGCTTACGAATCGTGAATGA